A part of Setaria viridis chromosome 8, Setaria_viridis_v4.0, whole genome shotgun sequence genomic DNA contains:
- the LOC117833026 gene encoding cysteine-rich receptor-like protein kinase 15 isoform X2, with protein MPSSPSGHRHGRGLLLLAMVASLSTFVMSMDSRFTLVDCQTSAAPSPAPSLPPASSSSTTTTNSTFWSNVVALLEALPSAAAPTGFASLSRGNGTNRAFVRGICRGDSAGADCARYLRSAGVGIRSRCNQNSRRAAIWYDDGSTVTYPAPMFCFVSFADTNTSTPYERKYCNEMYNTGVARDKVGFFFNGSDEIAFENTYYTLMTRLAARVVNGSGDTPPSSLPEAPKFATGEAVYDPGIPNGTMYGLMQCMRDLTAAECQKCLQDSVPRLPSCCFGNLGGVVRGYNCYIRMEIYTYYDLKLDPPPPPAQAPSNFIGQSAVVIPHSNAGKKGLGSTLAAALPSGGTVLIALVILGVFLYTRNANWKRTQDNSSKEEDSGYVEPEQLNLAVLRDATDNFSKENKLGEGGFGEVFKGTLQDGAEIAVKRLSRNSSQGFQELKNELVLAAKLEHRNLVRLLGVSLQKEKLLVYEYMPNRSLDTFLLDPVRRHQLDWSKRFTIICGIARGLLYLHEESRLKVIHRDLKPSNVLLDADMNPKISDFGIARAFGGDQSRDITRRPVGTLGYMSPEYAYWGHVSTKSDMFSFGVIVLEMVTGRRNNSAYDSAVDSVSVLSHVWDNWRAGLMTDVVDPLLTEWGYPESEVLNCIEIGLLCVQENPVDRPDASAVVLMLSSPTSMSDDRPAPSRPAFVFSCGFTTESDRPRSGAWSSDGVLLIGNNKQPSTTTVSENEVSISELQPR; from the exons ATGCCGTCGTCTCCATCCGGCCACCGCCATGGCCGTGGCCTGCTCCTCCTTGCCATGGTGGCGAGCCTCTCTACCTTCGTAATGTCCATGGACAGCCGGTTCACGTTGGTCGACTGCCAAACATCGGCGGCGCCATCTCCTGCTccctcgctgccgccggcgtcctcctcctccaccaccaccaccaacagcaCGTTCTGGTCGAACGTCGTGGCGCTACTGGAAGCGCTACCGTCTGCCGCAGCGCCGACGGGCTTCGCCTCCCTGTCTCGCGGCAACGGCACCAACCGCGCCTTCGTCCGAGGCATCTGCCGCGGCGACTCCGCCGGTGCCGATTGCGCCAGGTACCTCCGGAGCGCCGGCGTGGGCATCCGGAGCCGGTGCAACCAGAacagccgccgcgccgccatctgGTACGACGACGGCTCCACCGTGACATATCCGGCGCCGATGTTCTGCTTCGTCAGCTTTGCCGACACCAACACGTCCACGCCCTACGAGCGGAAGTACTGCAATGAAATGTATAACACGGGGGTGGCCCGTGACAAGGTCGGCTTTTTTTTTAATGGAAGTGACGAGATTGCCTTCGAGAACACATACTACACGCTCATGACGCGGCTCGCCGCGCGCGTCGTCAACGGCTCCGGCGACACCCCGCCGTCCTCCTTGCCGGAGGCGCCGAAGTTCGCGACGGGGGAGGCCGTGTATGACCCCGGCATCCCCAACGGAACCATGTACGGGCTGATGCAGTGCATGAGGGATCTGACGGCGGCGGAGTGCCAAAAGTGCTTGCAGGACTCGGTGCCACGGCTGCCTAGCTGCTGCTTCGGTAACCTGGGTGGGGTGGTGCGTGGCTACAACTGCTACATTCGCATGGAGATATACACCTACTATGATCTCAAGCTTGATCCACCGCCCCCTCCAGCGCAAGCTCCGTCCAACTTCATCGGACAAAGTGCGG TGGTAATACCTCACTCAAATGCAGGAAAAAAGGGCCTTGGTTCGACTCTCGCCGCGGCCCTCCCTAGTGGTGGAACGGTCCTTATTGCACTCGTCATCCTTGGTGTTTTCTTATACACAAGAAATGCCAATTGGAAGAGAACGCAAG ACAACAGTAGCAAAGAAGAGGACAGCGGATATGTTGAGCCGGAGCAACTTAATCTAGCGGTGTTAAGAGATGCAACTGACAATTTCTCGAAAGAAAACAAGCTTGGAGAGGGAGGTTTTGGAGAAGTGTTCAAG GGTACATTACAAGATGGGGCAGAGATAGCTGTGAAGAGGCTTTCACGGAACTCCTCACAGGGATTCCAAGAGCTTAAGAACGAGCTTGTTCTGGCTGCCAAGCTTGAGCACAGGAACCTAGTGCGGCTCTTGGGTGTGTCCCTCCAAAAGGAGAAGCTTCTTGTCTACGAGTACATGCCCAACAGAAGCCTAGATACCTTTCTTCTCG ATCCTGTGAGACGACACCAACTAGATTGGAGTAAGAGGTTTACAATCATCTGCGGCATCGCACGGGGACTTCTCTATCTCCACGAGGAGTCTCGCCTGAAGGTCATCCACAGAGATCTAAAGCCGAGCAACGTATTGCTTGATGCGGATATGAACCCCAAAATTTCAGACTTTGGCATTGCCAGGGCTTTTGGCGGTGACCAATCTAGAGATATAACAAGACGACCCGTTGGTACCCT TGGGTACATGTCTCCAGAGTATGCCTACTGGGGGCATGTCTCGACCAAGTCAGACATGTTCAGCTTCGGTGTCATAGTCTTGGAGATGGTGACCGGGCGAAGGAACAACAGCGCATACGACTCTGCTGTAGACTCCGTGTCTGTGCTGAGCCAT GTATGGGACAACTGGAGGGCTGGTTTGATGACGGATGTGGTGGACCCATTGCTGACCGAGTGGGGGTACCCGGAAAGCGAGGTCCTCAACTGCATAGAGATTGGGCTTCTATGCGTCCAGGAGAACCCGGTGGACCGACCAGACGCCTCCGCGGTGGTGCTTATGCTTAGCAGCCCTACCTCCATGTCTGATGACAGGCCAGCCCCATCAAGGCCGGCCTTCGTCTTCAGCTGTGGCTTCACCACAGAATCAGATCGCCCAAGATCCGGTGCCTGGAGCTCCGATGGTGTGCTGCTAATAGGCAATAATAAACAGCCGTCGACGACCACGGTTTCAGAGAACGAAGTGTCGATCTCAGAGCTTCAACCGAGGTAG
- the LOC117833026 gene encoding cysteine-rich receptor-like protein kinase 15 isoform X1 → MPSSPSGHRHGRGLLLLAMVASLSTFVMSMDSRFTLVDCQTSAAPSPAPSLPPASSSSTTTTNSTFWSNVVALLEALPSAAAPTGFASLSRGNGTNRAFVRGICRGDSAGADCARYLRSAGVGIRSRCNQNSRRAAIWYDDGSTVTYPAPMFCFVSFADTNTSTPYERKYCNEMYNTGVARDKVGFFFNGSDEIAFENTYYTLMTRLAARVVNGSGDTPPSSLPEAPKFATGEAVYDPGIPNGTMYGLMQCMRDLTAAECQKCLQDSVPRLPSCCFGNLGGVVRGYNCYIRMEIYTYYDLKLDPPPPPAQAPSNFIGQSAVVIPHSNAGKKGLGSTLAAALPSGGTVLIALVILGVFLYTRNANWKRTQDNSSKEEDSGYVEPEQLNLAVLRDATDNFSKENKLGEGGFGEVFKVFSFAQGTLQDGAEIAVKRLSRNSSQGFQELKNELVLAAKLEHRNLVRLLGVSLQKEKLLVYEYMPNRSLDTFLLDPVRRHQLDWSKRFTIICGIARGLLYLHEESRLKVIHRDLKPSNVLLDADMNPKISDFGIARAFGGDQSRDITRRPVGTLGYMSPEYAYWGHVSTKSDMFSFGVIVLEMVTGRRNNSAYDSAVDSVSVLSHVWDNWRAGLMTDVVDPLLTEWGYPESEVLNCIEIGLLCVQENPVDRPDASAVVLMLSSPTSMSDDRPAPSRPAFVFSCGFTTESDRPRSGAWSSDGVLLIGNNKQPSTTTVSENEVSISELQPR, encoded by the exons ATGCCGTCGTCTCCATCCGGCCACCGCCATGGCCGTGGCCTGCTCCTCCTTGCCATGGTGGCGAGCCTCTCTACCTTCGTAATGTCCATGGACAGCCGGTTCACGTTGGTCGACTGCCAAACATCGGCGGCGCCATCTCCTGCTccctcgctgccgccggcgtcctcctcctccaccaccaccaccaacagcaCGTTCTGGTCGAACGTCGTGGCGCTACTGGAAGCGCTACCGTCTGCCGCAGCGCCGACGGGCTTCGCCTCCCTGTCTCGCGGCAACGGCACCAACCGCGCCTTCGTCCGAGGCATCTGCCGCGGCGACTCCGCCGGTGCCGATTGCGCCAGGTACCTCCGGAGCGCCGGCGTGGGCATCCGGAGCCGGTGCAACCAGAacagccgccgcgccgccatctgGTACGACGACGGCTCCACCGTGACATATCCGGCGCCGATGTTCTGCTTCGTCAGCTTTGCCGACACCAACACGTCCACGCCCTACGAGCGGAAGTACTGCAATGAAATGTATAACACGGGGGTGGCCCGTGACAAGGTCGGCTTTTTTTTTAATGGAAGTGACGAGATTGCCTTCGAGAACACATACTACACGCTCATGACGCGGCTCGCCGCGCGCGTCGTCAACGGCTCCGGCGACACCCCGCCGTCCTCCTTGCCGGAGGCGCCGAAGTTCGCGACGGGGGAGGCCGTGTATGACCCCGGCATCCCCAACGGAACCATGTACGGGCTGATGCAGTGCATGAGGGATCTGACGGCGGCGGAGTGCCAAAAGTGCTTGCAGGACTCGGTGCCACGGCTGCCTAGCTGCTGCTTCGGTAACCTGGGTGGGGTGGTGCGTGGCTACAACTGCTACATTCGCATGGAGATATACACCTACTATGATCTCAAGCTTGATCCACCGCCCCCTCCAGCGCAAGCTCCGTCCAACTTCATCGGACAAAGTGCGG TGGTAATACCTCACTCAAATGCAGGAAAAAAGGGCCTTGGTTCGACTCTCGCCGCGGCCCTCCCTAGTGGTGGAACGGTCCTTATTGCACTCGTCATCCTTGGTGTTTTCTTATACACAAGAAATGCCAATTGGAAGAGAACGCAAG ACAACAGTAGCAAAGAAGAGGACAGCGGATATGTTGAGCCGGAGCAACTTAATCTAGCGGTGTTAAGAGATGCAACTGACAATTTCTCGAAAGAAAACAAGCTTGGAGAGGGAGGTTTTGGAGAAGTGTTCAAG GTATTTTCTTTTGCGCAGGGTACATTACAAGATGGGGCAGAGATAGCTGTGAAGAGGCTTTCACGGAACTCCTCACAGGGATTCCAAGAGCTTAAGAACGAGCTTGTTCTGGCTGCCAAGCTTGAGCACAGGAACCTAGTGCGGCTCTTGGGTGTGTCCCTCCAAAAGGAGAAGCTTCTTGTCTACGAGTACATGCCCAACAGAAGCCTAGATACCTTTCTTCTCG ATCCTGTGAGACGACACCAACTAGATTGGAGTAAGAGGTTTACAATCATCTGCGGCATCGCACGGGGACTTCTCTATCTCCACGAGGAGTCTCGCCTGAAGGTCATCCACAGAGATCTAAAGCCGAGCAACGTATTGCTTGATGCGGATATGAACCCCAAAATTTCAGACTTTGGCATTGCCAGGGCTTTTGGCGGTGACCAATCTAGAGATATAACAAGACGACCCGTTGGTACCCT TGGGTACATGTCTCCAGAGTATGCCTACTGGGGGCATGTCTCGACCAAGTCAGACATGTTCAGCTTCGGTGTCATAGTCTTGGAGATGGTGACCGGGCGAAGGAACAACAGCGCATACGACTCTGCTGTAGACTCCGTGTCTGTGCTGAGCCAT GTATGGGACAACTGGAGGGCTGGTTTGATGACGGATGTGGTGGACCCATTGCTGACCGAGTGGGGGTACCCGGAAAGCGAGGTCCTCAACTGCATAGAGATTGGGCTTCTATGCGTCCAGGAGAACCCGGTGGACCGACCAGACGCCTCCGCGGTGGTGCTTATGCTTAGCAGCCCTACCTCCATGTCTGATGACAGGCCAGCCCCATCAAGGCCGGCCTTCGTCTTCAGCTGTGGCTTCACCACAGAATCAGATCGCCCAAGATCCGGTGCCTGGAGCTCCGATGGTGTGCTGCTAATAGGCAATAATAAACAGCCGTCGACGACCACGGTTTCAGAGAACGAAGTGTCGATCTCAGAGCTTCAACCGAGGTAG
- the LOC117833026 gene encoding cysteine-rich receptor-like protein kinase 15 isoform X3 — MPSSPSGHRHGRGLLLLAMVASLSTFVMSMDSRFTLVDCQTSAAPSPAPSLPPASSSSTTTTNSTFWSNVVALLEALPSAAAPTGFASLSRGNGTNRAFVRGICRGDSAGADCARYLRSAGVGIRSRCNQNSRRAAIWYDDGSTVTYPAPMFCFVSFADTNTSTPYERKYCNEMYNTGVARDKVGFFFNGSDEIAFENTYYTLMTRLAARVVNGSGDTPPSSLPEAPKFATGEAVYDPGIPNGTMYGLMQCMRDLTAAECQKCLQDSVPRLPSCCFGNLGGVVRGYNCYIRMEIYTYYDLKLDPPPPPAQAPSNFIGQSAGKKGLGSTLAAALPSGGTVLIALVILGVFLYTRNANWKRTQDNSSKEEDSGYVEPEQLNLAVLRDATDNFSKENKLGEGGFGEVFKVFSFAQGTLQDGAEIAVKRLSRNSSQGFQELKNELVLAAKLEHRNLVRLLGVSLQKEKLLVYEYMPNRSLDTFLLDPVRRHQLDWSKRFTIICGIARGLLYLHEESRLKVIHRDLKPSNVLLDADMNPKISDFGIARAFGGDQSRDITRRPVGTLGYMSPEYAYWGHVSTKSDMFSFGVIVLEMVTGRRNNSAYDSAVDSVSVLSHVWDNWRAGLMTDVVDPLLTEWGYPESEVLNCIEIGLLCVQENPVDRPDASAVVLMLSSPTSMSDDRPAPSRPAFVFSCGFTTESDRPRSGAWSSDGVLLIGNNKQPSTTTVSENEVSISELQPR; from the exons ATGCCGTCGTCTCCATCCGGCCACCGCCATGGCCGTGGCCTGCTCCTCCTTGCCATGGTGGCGAGCCTCTCTACCTTCGTAATGTCCATGGACAGCCGGTTCACGTTGGTCGACTGCCAAACATCGGCGGCGCCATCTCCTGCTccctcgctgccgccggcgtcctcctcctccaccaccaccaccaacagcaCGTTCTGGTCGAACGTCGTGGCGCTACTGGAAGCGCTACCGTCTGCCGCAGCGCCGACGGGCTTCGCCTCCCTGTCTCGCGGCAACGGCACCAACCGCGCCTTCGTCCGAGGCATCTGCCGCGGCGACTCCGCCGGTGCCGATTGCGCCAGGTACCTCCGGAGCGCCGGCGTGGGCATCCGGAGCCGGTGCAACCAGAacagccgccgcgccgccatctgGTACGACGACGGCTCCACCGTGACATATCCGGCGCCGATGTTCTGCTTCGTCAGCTTTGCCGACACCAACACGTCCACGCCCTACGAGCGGAAGTACTGCAATGAAATGTATAACACGGGGGTGGCCCGTGACAAGGTCGGCTTTTTTTTTAATGGAAGTGACGAGATTGCCTTCGAGAACACATACTACACGCTCATGACGCGGCTCGCCGCGCGCGTCGTCAACGGCTCCGGCGACACCCCGCCGTCCTCCTTGCCGGAGGCGCCGAAGTTCGCGACGGGGGAGGCCGTGTATGACCCCGGCATCCCCAACGGAACCATGTACGGGCTGATGCAGTGCATGAGGGATCTGACGGCGGCGGAGTGCCAAAAGTGCTTGCAGGACTCGGTGCCACGGCTGCCTAGCTGCTGCTTCGGTAACCTGGGTGGGGTGGTGCGTGGCTACAACTGCTACATTCGCATGGAGATATACACCTACTATGATCTCAAGCTTGATCCACCGCCCCCTCCAGCGCAAGCTCCGTCCAACTTCATCGGACAAAGTGCGG GAAAAAAGGGCCTTGGTTCGACTCTCGCCGCGGCCCTCCCTAGTGGTGGAACGGTCCTTATTGCACTCGTCATCCTTGGTGTTTTCTTATACACAAGAAATGCCAATTGGAAGAGAACGCAAG ACAACAGTAGCAAAGAAGAGGACAGCGGATATGTTGAGCCGGAGCAACTTAATCTAGCGGTGTTAAGAGATGCAACTGACAATTTCTCGAAAGAAAACAAGCTTGGAGAGGGAGGTTTTGGAGAAGTGTTCAAG GTATTTTCTTTTGCGCAGGGTACATTACAAGATGGGGCAGAGATAGCTGTGAAGAGGCTTTCACGGAACTCCTCACAGGGATTCCAAGAGCTTAAGAACGAGCTTGTTCTGGCTGCCAAGCTTGAGCACAGGAACCTAGTGCGGCTCTTGGGTGTGTCCCTCCAAAAGGAGAAGCTTCTTGTCTACGAGTACATGCCCAACAGAAGCCTAGATACCTTTCTTCTCG ATCCTGTGAGACGACACCAACTAGATTGGAGTAAGAGGTTTACAATCATCTGCGGCATCGCACGGGGACTTCTCTATCTCCACGAGGAGTCTCGCCTGAAGGTCATCCACAGAGATCTAAAGCCGAGCAACGTATTGCTTGATGCGGATATGAACCCCAAAATTTCAGACTTTGGCATTGCCAGGGCTTTTGGCGGTGACCAATCTAGAGATATAACAAGACGACCCGTTGGTACCCT TGGGTACATGTCTCCAGAGTATGCCTACTGGGGGCATGTCTCGACCAAGTCAGACATGTTCAGCTTCGGTGTCATAGTCTTGGAGATGGTGACCGGGCGAAGGAACAACAGCGCATACGACTCTGCTGTAGACTCCGTGTCTGTGCTGAGCCAT GTATGGGACAACTGGAGGGCTGGTTTGATGACGGATGTGGTGGACCCATTGCTGACCGAGTGGGGGTACCCGGAAAGCGAGGTCCTCAACTGCATAGAGATTGGGCTTCTATGCGTCCAGGAGAACCCGGTGGACCGACCAGACGCCTCCGCGGTGGTGCTTATGCTTAGCAGCCCTACCTCCATGTCTGATGACAGGCCAGCCCCATCAAGGCCGGCCTTCGTCTTCAGCTGTGGCTTCACCACAGAATCAGATCGCCCAAGATCCGGTGCCTGGAGCTCCGATGGTGTGCTGCTAATAGGCAATAATAAACAGCCGTCGACGACCACGGTTTCAGAGAACGAAGTGTCGATCTCAGAGCTTCAACCGAGGTAG
- the LOC117833026 gene encoding cysteine-rich receptor-like protein kinase 15 isoform X4 encodes MPSSPSGHRHGRGLLLLAMVASLSTFVMSMDSRFTLVDCQTSAAPSPAPSLPPASSSSTTTTNSTFWSNVVALLEALPSAAAPTGFASLSRGNGTNRAFVRGICRGDSAGADCARYLRSAGVGIRSRCNQNSRRAAIWYDDGSTVTYPAPMFCFVSFADTNTSTPYERKYCNEMYNTGVARDKVGFFFNGSDEIAFENTYYTLMTRLAARVVNGSGDTPPSSLPEAPKFATGEAVYDPGIPNGTMYGLMQCMRDLTAAECQKCLQDSVPRLPSCCFGNLGGVVRGYNCYIRMEIYTYYDLKLDPPPPPAQAPSNFIGQSADNSSKEEDSGYVEPEQLNLAVLRDATDNFSKENKLGEGGFGEVFKVFSFAQGTLQDGAEIAVKRLSRNSSQGFQELKNELVLAAKLEHRNLVRLLGVSLQKEKLLVYEYMPNRSLDTFLLDPVRRHQLDWSKRFTIICGIARGLLYLHEESRLKVIHRDLKPSNVLLDADMNPKISDFGIARAFGGDQSRDITRRPVGTLGYMSPEYAYWGHVSTKSDMFSFGVIVLEMVTGRRNNSAYDSAVDSVSVLSHVWDNWRAGLMTDVVDPLLTEWGYPESEVLNCIEIGLLCVQENPVDRPDASAVVLMLSSPTSMSDDRPAPSRPAFVFSCGFTTESDRPRSGAWSSDGVLLIGNNKQPSTTTVSENEVSISELQPR; translated from the exons ATGCCGTCGTCTCCATCCGGCCACCGCCATGGCCGTGGCCTGCTCCTCCTTGCCATGGTGGCGAGCCTCTCTACCTTCGTAATGTCCATGGACAGCCGGTTCACGTTGGTCGACTGCCAAACATCGGCGGCGCCATCTCCTGCTccctcgctgccgccggcgtcctcctcctccaccaccaccaccaacagcaCGTTCTGGTCGAACGTCGTGGCGCTACTGGAAGCGCTACCGTCTGCCGCAGCGCCGACGGGCTTCGCCTCCCTGTCTCGCGGCAACGGCACCAACCGCGCCTTCGTCCGAGGCATCTGCCGCGGCGACTCCGCCGGTGCCGATTGCGCCAGGTACCTCCGGAGCGCCGGCGTGGGCATCCGGAGCCGGTGCAACCAGAacagccgccgcgccgccatctgGTACGACGACGGCTCCACCGTGACATATCCGGCGCCGATGTTCTGCTTCGTCAGCTTTGCCGACACCAACACGTCCACGCCCTACGAGCGGAAGTACTGCAATGAAATGTATAACACGGGGGTGGCCCGTGACAAGGTCGGCTTTTTTTTTAATGGAAGTGACGAGATTGCCTTCGAGAACACATACTACACGCTCATGACGCGGCTCGCCGCGCGCGTCGTCAACGGCTCCGGCGACACCCCGCCGTCCTCCTTGCCGGAGGCGCCGAAGTTCGCGACGGGGGAGGCCGTGTATGACCCCGGCATCCCCAACGGAACCATGTACGGGCTGATGCAGTGCATGAGGGATCTGACGGCGGCGGAGTGCCAAAAGTGCTTGCAGGACTCGGTGCCACGGCTGCCTAGCTGCTGCTTCGGTAACCTGGGTGGGGTGGTGCGTGGCTACAACTGCTACATTCGCATGGAGATATACACCTACTATGATCTCAAGCTTGATCCACCGCCCCCTCCAGCGCAAGCTCCGTCCAACTTCATCGGACAAAGTGCGG ACAACAGTAGCAAAGAAGAGGACAGCGGATATGTTGAGCCGGAGCAACTTAATCTAGCGGTGTTAAGAGATGCAACTGACAATTTCTCGAAAGAAAACAAGCTTGGAGAGGGAGGTTTTGGAGAAGTGTTCAAG GTATTTTCTTTTGCGCAGGGTACATTACAAGATGGGGCAGAGATAGCTGTGAAGAGGCTTTCACGGAACTCCTCACAGGGATTCCAAGAGCTTAAGAACGAGCTTGTTCTGGCTGCCAAGCTTGAGCACAGGAACCTAGTGCGGCTCTTGGGTGTGTCCCTCCAAAAGGAGAAGCTTCTTGTCTACGAGTACATGCCCAACAGAAGCCTAGATACCTTTCTTCTCG ATCCTGTGAGACGACACCAACTAGATTGGAGTAAGAGGTTTACAATCATCTGCGGCATCGCACGGGGACTTCTCTATCTCCACGAGGAGTCTCGCCTGAAGGTCATCCACAGAGATCTAAAGCCGAGCAACGTATTGCTTGATGCGGATATGAACCCCAAAATTTCAGACTTTGGCATTGCCAGGGCTTTTGGCGGTGACCAATCTAGAGATATAACAAGACGACCCGTTGGTACCCT TGGGTACATGTCTCCAGAGTATGCCTACTGGGGGCATGTCTCGACCAAGTCAGACATGTTCAGCTTCGGTGTCATAGTCTTGGAGATGGTGACCGGGCGAAGGAACAACAGCGCATACGACTCTGCTGTAGACTCCGTGTCTGTGCTGAGCCAT GTATGGGACAACTGGAGGGCTGGTTTGATGACGGATGTGGTGGACCCATTGCTGACCGAGTGGGGGTACCCGGAAAGCGAGGTCCTCAACTGCATAGAGATTGGGCTTCTATGCGTCCAGGAGAACCCGGTGGACCGACCAGACGCCTCCGCGGTGGTGCTTATGCTTAGCAGCCCTACCTCCATGTCTGATGACAGGCCAGCCCCATCAAGGCCGGCCTTCGTCTTCAGCTGTGGCTTCACCACAGAATCAGATCGCCCAAGATCCGGTGCCTGGAGCTCCGATGGTGTGCTGCTAATAGGCAATAATAAACAGCCGTCGACGACCACGGTTTCAGAGAACGAAGTGTCGATCTCAGAGCTTCAACCGAGGTAG
- the LOC117834532 gene encoding uncharacterized protein translates to MAEEVGVIDLAVADEVVHVAGAGAEQRPKGAMRWTSAMSSFILRRMCQLIESGVRTDKGFKEVHLNQVAKYLQEFSGNEVSGTQVYNHLRKWRQRWMRVSKLRELSGALWIEENCRISLDEEHYKGHIKAHPKDAEFLNKHIENYKEMMIIFGNGLATGKYAMGSNEALGSPSDFTDTSMKTEPYDEDKAAKCIDDVAKVFGEAPKDIIEVSSGSGPSKKRKRSVLTEEDHLVMSSMTEAVRDVASAIRETKVEVLNPDLYSAVMYMPGFSEEALICAFSHLVDNKAQGDAFVNMAENHRILWLRTWLAKNSYM, encoded by the exons ATGGCTGAGGAGGTTGGGGTGATTGATTTGGCAGTGGCTGATGAGGTTGTCCATGTTGCTGGGGCTGGTGCAGAGCAGCGCCCTAAGGGTGCTATGCGCTGGACTAGTGCCATGTCTTCCTTTATCCTGCGCCGTATGTGCCAGCTGATTGAGAGTGGTGTTAGAACAGACAAGGGCTTCAAGGAGGTCCACCTGAACCAAGTTGCCAAGTACCTGCAGGAGTTTAGTGGCAATGAAGTGTCTGGTACTCAAGTGTATAACCACTTGAGGAAGTGGAGACAGAGATGGATGAGGGTGTCCAAGCTTAGGGAACTAAGTGGTGCCCTCTGGATTGAGGAGAATTGCAGGATCAGCCTTGATGAGGAGCACTATAAGGGACACATCAAG GCACACCCTAAGGATGCTGAATTTCTGAACAAACACATTGAGAACTACAAGGAGATGATGATCATTTTTGGCAATGGGTTGGCCACTGGCAAGTATGCTATGGGTTCTAATGAGGCTCTAGGTAGCCCATCTGACTTTACAGATACCTCAATGAAGACTGAACCATATGATGAGGACAAGGCAGCCAAGTGCATTGATGATGTTGCTAAGGTCTTTGGAGAAGCACCCAAGGATATAATAGAGGTCAGTAGTGGTTCTGGTCctagcaagaagaggaagaggtctGTCCTCACTGAGGAGGACCATCTGGTGATGAGCAGTATGACTGAGGCAGTGAGGGATGTTGCTTCTGCTATCCGTGAGACCAAGGTTGAGGTGTTGAACCCTGATCTGTACAGTGCAGTGATGTACATGCCAGGGTTCAGTGAGGAGGCTCTGATCTGTGCTTTCTCCCATCTGGTTGACAACAAGGCCCAGGGTGATGCCTTTGTCAACATGGCTGAGAACCACCGCATCCTTTGGCTAAGGACATGGCTTGCCAAGAATTCCTACATGTAG